Within the Desulfobacterales bacterium genome, the region AGAGTCACAGGGGTCAAGGGCCAAGAGTCGTGAGTCGTGAGTCGTGAGTCGGGGGCTGATGGTAAAGACCAGACATCAGTTTGGCCGTGTGTAGGGGCATTAGCTACTATGTACGGAACAGTGCCCCGTAGGGGCACGATGCATCGTGCCCTTACCATGGAACAATTTTTATCAGCAGATTATAGGCTGAGGGACGCTACGCATGAGGACGTTATAAAATAAAAGCTTTTTGCTTCTTATCTTTTGCCTCAAACGAAGTGCTCCTCAAGCGATAGCGGTCCTAAGTCCGCCTGCAAGGGCGTTGTTTTATACCACTGAAGAGGAGGATATCTGATGGACAAACCGATTGAATTTTATTGGCAGACCCGGCTGGGGCAGGTGAAAACCGCTCTGGAAAATAATAACTTTGACGTGTTTCTGGCCAATAACGCCTCGGAGGCAAGAAAGGTTCTGCTGGAGACCATTATTCCCGAAATTCAACCCCGAACGGTGTCCTGGGGCGGTTCGATGACCTTTACCGCAACCGGTATTTATGATGCGGTGAAACAATATCCCGGGCTGGAGCTGATCGATGTCTATGATAAAACCCTTTCCCGGGAAGCGTCTCTTGAACGCCGTCGGCAGGCCCTGCTGGTGGACCTGTTTATTACCGGAACCAATGCCGTGACCGAAACCGGTGAGCTGATTAATCTTGATATGATTGGAAACCGGGTTGCCGCCCTGACGTTCGGTCCCAGACATGTAATCGTACTTGTCGGACGAAACAAAATTGTTGCCGATCTGGAAGATGCCATGAACCGGATCAAGAATTATACGGCGCCAATCAACGCCATGCGACTGGATATGAAAACACCCTGTGTGAAAACATCGAGTTGTGAAGACTGCCGAAGTCCTCAGCGAATCTGTAACACATGGACCATAACGGAAAAGTCGTTTCCCAAAGGCCGGACCCGGATCGTTTTGATCAATGAAGATCTGGGGATTTAATCTGAAAGCGGGAAGGGGAAAACTGTTTCGGCGGGCAATGCAGATTTCTAAGTTTGAGTGAGCGGGGCGAGCGCCGGTGGCGGTAAAGCAGCGCCGGAAGATTTTCCGATGCGGTTGCCGCCTTGGCGCAAATGTGTTTGACAGCCGGGCTACGGTTACCTATCATGGAATAAAATCGACTCAGCTTTGATGTCTTCTGACACAGGCCAATATTGCAACCCCGCAGTGGCTGGGCTGCAGTCACCCATGACAAATGCTGCCGGGCTATCGCCTCGCTGCTTAACCGATTATCTGCTCCTGATAACAGCTATGGATAAAAATCTGATTTTTCATACCATAAAGGATTTGCCCCCGTTTCCTGAAATCGCTCTGAAGGTGATTCAGGCGACTAAAAATCCGGATTATTGCGCTCAGGATCTGGTGGATATTATCGAGTATGACCCCAGCCTTACGGCCAATGTCCTTAAGGTTGCAAATTCGGCATATTTCGGTCTGCACGCGCAGGTCACTTCCATGAGACAGGCGGTAGCCTATCTGGGAGCCACCACAATCATCAATATATTGTTTCTGAGCGGCTGCAGCACTTATTTTCGCGGGGACTTTTCCGGATACGGGACGAGCGGTAAACAGCTGCTGATCCATTCGATTTCAACCGCCATCATGACTCGGATACTCGGGGAGCGGATCGGCATTAAAGATACATCCTCAATTTTTACCGCCGGCCTGCTGCATGATATCGGCAAGATCGTGTTAAGCACGTTTGTGAGGGACAAATATGATGATATCATGCGGCTGGTGGGCCAGAACAATTATTCCTTTATTATGGCGGAAAGAGAAGTGCTTGGGGTGGATCACGCATGGGTGGGGGGAGAAATGGTAAAAAAATGGAAAATTCCCCTCGAGATTGCCACACCGGTAGCCCTTCACCATGACCTCGAAAAAGCCTCGTCCGATGATATGGCAACCCCCCTTGTATATCTCGCCGACCAGGTGTATGTGCTGGTATCCGGGAACAGGGGGGACGACCGGTGGTGCTTTACAACCTTCAAACAGGCCATGGATCGCTGTCGGCTGACCGAAGCTGATATGGATGCATCTATGCTGATCCTTAATGAAACGTCTAAAAATATTCACCAGCTGTTGAGTATATAAAAATAAAGCTGAACAAAGAAGGCTTGAGGCTGAAAGCTATCGAAAAAGATCAAGCCAGGCGTATACCATTGGGCCATTTTTTTATCCCCGCCATCCCCAAACCGTAACATTCTATCCCCCCATTCCAAAATCGTAAGGGTTTCATTCATTCATTCCCAATTTTCCTTAATTCGTGTTGACATTTGTTTCTGTTTTTGGTTAACCTGACCTTTCTGAAAGGTTAACCAATGGCAAAGCACGGGGTCGATTTCCACATGAAAGAAAAAATCCTGAACATGTTGAAAAAGAAAAATGAAGTGGTGTCAGGGGAAAAATTGAGTTCGGAACTCGGTGTCTCCCGGGTTTCCATATGGAAACATATCCGGAGTCTTCAGGATGCGGGGTATGATATTGTTTCACATCCCAGGGGGTATCAGCTTGTCTCGTCTCATGATGCCCTGTTCCCGTGGGAATTTCCCGGCAGAACGCCAAATATGCATTATTTTACTCAAACATCTTCAACAATGGATGCAGCCCGGCAGCTGGCCCGGGACGGATGTCCTCAATTTACCGTGGTCGTGGCAGAGCGTCAGTCAAACGGGCGGGGGCGGCTGCAGCGGACCTGGTACTCATCAGAAGGGGGGCTGTATTTTACGACGGTTCTCCGGCCTCAGCTTCCGCTGGGTTTAAGCTTCAGGGTGAATTTCTGTGCGTCGCTGGTTCTGGCGAGGCAGCTTCGGCAGATGTTTGATATACCGGCA harbors:
- a CDS encoding lactate utilization protein — translated: MDKPIEFYWQTRLGQVKTALENNNFDVFLANNASEARKVLLETIIPEIQPRTVSWGGSMTFTATGIYDAVKQYPGLELIDVYDKTLSREASLERRRQALLVDLFITGTNAVTETGELINLDMIGNRVAALTFGPRHVIVLVGRNKIVADLEDAMNRIKNYTAPINAMRLDMKTPCVKTSSCEDCRSPQRICNTWTITEKSFPKGRTRIVLINEDLGI
- a CDS encoding HDOD domain-containing protein is translated as MDKNLIFHTIKDLPPFPEIALKVIQATKNPDYCAQDLVDIIEYDPSLTANVLKVANSAYFGLHAQVTSMRQAVAYLGATTIINILFLSGCSTYFRGDFSGYGTSGKQLLIHSISTAIMTRILGERIGIKDTSSIFTAGLLHDIGKIVLSTFVRDKYDDIMRLVGQNNYSFIMAEREVLGVDHAWVGGEMVKKWKIPLEIATPVALHHDLEKASSDDMATPLVYLADQVYVLVSGNRGDDRWCFTTFKQAMDRCRLTEADMDASMLILNETSKNIHQLLSI
- a CDS encoding biotin--[acetyl-CoA-carboxylase] ligase, translated to MKEKILNMLKKKNEVVSGEKLSSELGVSRVSIWKHIRSLQDAGYDIVSHPRGYQLVSSHDALFPWEFPGRTPNMHYFTQTSSTMDAARQLARDGCPQFTVVVAERQSNGRGRLQRTWYSSEGGLYFTTVLRPQLPLGLSFRVNFCASLVLARQLRQMFDIPATVKWPNDILVGTRKLCGMLSEMEAESDAVSFVNIGIGLNVNNDPTPDEPRAVSLKTLLGREVSRKDILRRFLDEFEHQVTHRIHEDVIPEWKTYTSTLNQQVRIVTVRETTEGLAVDVDDTGALVLKLADGSLKKIIYGDCFYRDR